TCAGGGCTTGCAAAATGCCCGCCGCGGCGTCATCGACTGGTTCAAGGAAACCATCCTCCGCCAAGCCCCTTCCCGCGTGAATGTGAACCTGAACATGAACGCGCGACAACCTGGCATGCAAATGGGCGCTGTCGGCAAGGAGTTTGCGGCCATCGCGAAGTTGACTGTGGCACACGGTGAGAACAAGGATACCTCGCTCATGAATGGCTACTTGAGTCAGCTGTCCAGGGTACGCGCCCGCTTCAATCAGATCAAGAATGCCGGTGACATCGGCCCAGCCAGCAAGCAACTGATGCAGGCAACGCTGGACGGCAGCAATTCGGAACTGGCAGAAGCACTCAAGTACGTCGACGAGAGCATGCTGACAGGCATGTCGGATTCGGAACGAACAACCATCCGTCCGCTTCTGGTCCGACCGCTGATGCAGGCATTTGCGGTCATCATTGCTCCCGCAGAACAGGAACTGAACCGTACATGGGCCGCCCAGGTTCTCGAACCTTTCGATAAATCCCTTGGCACCAAATACCCGTTCTCCCCCGATTCGCGGATCGAGGCCACCGCCCCGGAAATCGCGCAGATATTCGGCCCCGACGGCGCCATCTCGAAGTTCGTCCAGACCGGCATGGGGCCGCTGGTCATCCGACGCGGCGATACCTTGTCGACGCGGACATGGGCGGATATGGGGCTGCGTCTGAATTCGGCATTCGCAGGCAACCTCGCTCGCTACGTTACCGCGCATGGAGGCACCGCTGCCACCACTGCCGCCGTGGCAGATCAACCGCAAACCAGCTTTCAGTTACAGCCGATTCCAACAGCCGGTTTGACCGAGTACACCATCGAGATCGACGGACAAATCCTGCGGTACCGCAATGGCTTGCAGGACTGGACGAATTTCACCTGGCCAAACGCGAACGGGCAACCCGGCGCAAAAATCGTGGCAGTGACGTCGGATGGTCGCGCAGTCGAGATTGCGAATTTTCCGGGGCAGTTCGGCCTTGAAAAACTGGTGAACTCAGCCCAGCGCAAAAAACTGGACAACGGCTCCTTCACCATGACATGGATCGGCGCCGGCCATCAAGTGAGTGCAAATTTCAGACTGATCAGCGATTCGCGCGCCGGCAGCAACGCCCCAGGCGGCAACTCGAGCGCAGGCCTTCGCGACTTGAAGCTGCCGGCTACAGTGGCGGGCGTGGCAAGCGAAAATGCACAATAAGAACAAGATTCGAAAATCATCATGAGCGCACACAAGACAATAAAGCTACGCAATCCCGGCTCCGTCTATTTCGGCAAGATTTCATCGCGCGGGGATTTTGTCAAAAGCACGAGCGGCACAAAGCTGATTTCCCTCATTGACAGCTGGGCAGCGCAAGGCATGGAACTGCTCATCGCCGATCCCGATTGGAAAGCAAGGTACGACGATGGCGCAGCAATCGATTTTCTGTTTGCAGGAACGCGAAAGCACCATGCCGTCTGCGGCTCAATGATTCCGAGCTGTGACAGTTCGTCGCGACGTTTTCCGTTCATCGCCGCAACGATGTTCGAAATCGATGACGCGATGGACTTTCTGCCCCTCAGTCCGCTTTTTCTGGAAAGGCACATCAATCACCAGCGCGCCTTGATTCATCACATTGCCAAGACGCACGATGCTGCCGACGCGTTGAGCGCACTGAACGAGATTTCGCTGGAATCGGAGGTCGACGGCAACAAGCACGTCGGCAGCTATGAACATTTCCTCGCCAATACCACATTGACCAATTTGACCAACTCCCTGGCCTTCGATCGCGAGCAGGCGACGGTGCGTCAAATGATTCTGGCGATCGGATACCTGCTGCAACCGGTGTTGACGAATTATGCAATTCCTCCACAGAAGGGCCTTGCCCTGCCGATGACGCGCGATCCATCGCAAGCCGCCTTCATCAAGGCACTGTGGATCGACCTGATCAGTACATTCCTGCCACGCGCCGAATTCGAACTCAGTATCTTTTCGTGCATGCGCAGGGGAAATCCAAAGCTCATCGTGACATTGAACGGCGCAACGCCTTCCGTTTTTCAAGTCCTCTTCTCCGAACGATGCGAGGAGGATTATCTGATCAATGTCGAACATTCTGCGGCGTGGATCGAAGAATGCGCCTCACAGGAGCCCGCCACGTTCAAGCTGTCCAGTTATCTGGAGCACGACGCACTTTCCTTGCGTCAGCTCGTTGACACGTTTCGCCAAAGCTTTTCAGGTTAGCCAGACGTTTGGCAACGCCAATCACCAAGCAATCACGCCATCGACATGAATACACCGAGTCTCTTCTCTTCCATTGTCCTCTGCGGCGCGCTGACTGCCGCCACATCGACGGTCACGCACGCAGCATCCACACAGGTGTCAATACCGCCCGACCGCGTTGTCATTTCGGGAGCGGTTCCGGACGAATCGACCAAGGCAGCACTTCTTGCAAGGCTGCAGGAGGTGTACGGCACCGGCCAGGTCATCGATCAAATGACGGTCGGCGGGGTCATTGCGCCACCGAACTGGTCAACGCATGTACCGAAGCTGATAGGTCAAAATCTGAAGTCCATTGGCAAGGGACAGCTCGTGATCGAAGGGACCACCATTACCATGCGCGGAGAAGTAGGTAACGAGGCCACGCGGCAATCCATTGCGAGCGAGTTTTCCAACGTGCTGTCTCCCGGCTATGTCATCAAGAATGCATTGCGCGTCACCGCGGCCAGCCAGGCGCTGCTCGATCAAACACTTGCAAACCGTGTCATTGAGTTCGAACATGGCAGCGCCTTGCTCACAGAACCAGGAAAGCGGATTCTCGACGAAATGTCGGAAGCGCTGAGGAATATGAACGCAAAGAAGATCGAAGTCATTGGTCACACTGACAATCGGGGTGACCCGGCACTCAATCACGCCCTGTCGCGTTCCCGTGCCGACTCCGTCAAGACTTACCTCGTCGCCAAAGGCATCCCTTCAGCTCTTGTCGCAACAAGCGGCATGGGTTCCGATCAACCAGTCGTGCCGAACACTACGGATGAAGGGCGAAAACGCAACAGACGTATTGAGTTTCGCGTCGGCCAGTAAGGGGACTCCTTCAGCGCGGATCACTGAACCCGCACTTTCTCGCCGCTGCAGCAAGCCGCTCGAAAGCATGGCGGCTTGGCCCGCCTCCCAAGTTCACAGGCATACTTGTGGTGAATGCAATGATTTGAAAGTCTTTGCCGTTTCGCAGGCACTGGTAACACCCTTCAAAACGCCTGTCTTGTCGGCTGAAATTACGAGACGCATTGCAGGAAACCGACATCGGCAGTAAACGATCTCCAGCCGTCAACTCTTCTCGCCGGAGGTATCCATGTCCAATCCGAGCATTTCCTCGATATTGGAAAGCGTACCCTGATCCTTTACCACACTACGCAGCCAGGAATGCAGAGGCATGCTTCCCCAATGCGCAGCCTTGTCCGCAAGATAGGCAACCGGACTATGTGGCTCGGTATTACGAAAAAAGATAGCGACTTCCCGCAAAAGAGCAAGGGCCTGCGCCCGATTCCTGACGCCCCCGGAGATCGCATTCTGTACTGGAAAAACAGGTCCGGCATCCGTCTCGCCCCCTGAAGCGCCTCGCTCGAGAACCGTAACCGGTGCCAAGATCCCCACTTCCTTGCCAATCGTCTGCAGACGAAAACGTACCGCGTCAAGACTTTCGCTCAAGGACGTAAACGATGGCCCCTCCATACCGAAGAGTGCGTCGGACGATTGCGTCAATTGCTTCAATGCTGCGATGCATCGCTCAACATCAGCGTTCCACTGAACATAGCGGGTCTTCCCTGTCTTTTGCACTGCGCTGGAGAATTTCTCGAGTGTGATCCTGCTCTCGATATCGGAGATCGCTTCGGGATCGCGTTGCAACTGTGTCTGTAAAAGTCGCGCCGATTCATAGTCGTTCAGACTGAAGGATCCCGGCTTTGCATCCGTTATCGGCGTCTGGCGCACCAGTGCCGCCATGCGCGTCACGAACCATGAAAGATTTCCAATGCGTCGCTCCTGGTCGCCGGCTTCCGCCTGTGGATGCATGTCGTTGCCAAACGTCGCAAGCAATTGCGACATGATCTCCATGCCCAGAGCAAGACCAGACAAGCCGGAAGTCTTGATCATGCCTTCAGCAAGCCAGGCAGACAGTCGCAAATCCTTGCTGCGTTTTTTCAGCAATTCGGCGCAGCATTCGACAACCATCGGCCAGTCCGCTTGCTTCAAGGTTGTTTGCCATTCGCCATAATCAACCGTTGGATCATCTTCGCGCCGCGCTTCCTGGATTCGATCGAATTCAGGAGAAAAAGACATGTCCTCGCCGCAAGGCTGTTCAGGGGAAAGCGGCATCAGAATGCCATCAGGAATTTTTTCCATTTTCATTTATCGGCTAGCTGACCTTGTAGCTCAATTGACCGCCTTTCGTGACGGACACCTTCACTCTCTTGAGGGGTGTTCCTTCAGAAATACGCATCAGCACGCTTTCCGCAATTTCAGGAAGCACTGTTCCATTGAGAATATGGTCCACATTGCGGGCTCCGGAATCGACCTCCGTGCAACGGGCGAGGATGAGTTCCACAACATCGTCGCTGCAGATGAATTCGGCCTTGTGATTCGCTTCGACTCGCCGTTTGATACGGTTCAACTTGAGTCGGATGATGTCGGCCAGTACCGCATCCGGCAACGGGTAGTAAGGAATGACTTTCATGCGGCCGAGGAAGGCCGGCTTGAACGCCTTGTAAAGTTGCGGCCGTATGCTTTCACTCAAACTTTCGGCATCGGGCAATTCATTCGCATTCTTGTTCAGGCATGCCTGCATGATGGTTTGCGATGCGACGTTGGAAGTCAGGATGATGATCGTATTCCTGAAATCAACTTCGCGCCCTTCCGCGTCATCCAAGACCCCCTTGTCGAACACCTGGAAGAAGAGTTCCAGCACATCCGGATGCGCTTTCTCCACTTCATCAAGCAGCACGACGCTATAAGGCTTTCTCCGCACCGCTTCGGTCAGCACTCCGCCCTCGCCATATCCTACATAGCCAGGCGGCGAGCCTTTCAGGCCGGAAACCGTATGCGCCTCCTGATATTCGGACATGTTTATCGTGATCATATTGCGCTCACCGCCGTACAAGGCTTCGGCAAGCGCAAGCGCGGTTTCCGTTTTTCCCACGCCGGATGGTCCGACAAACAGGAAAACCCCCTTCGGTTTGTTCGGGTCTTCGATATTTGCCCGCGCCGTACGTACACGCCGCGCGACTTCCTCGATTGCATGCGGTTGGCCAATCACACGCTCCTCAAGCAGCGGCTTCAAGTTGAGCACGGTCGTAATCTCATCCTTGACCATTCTTCCAAGCGGAATCCCCGTCCATGCAGACACGATTTCACCAACCACCTGGGCATCAACGCAGACAGGCACAAGCGGTATTTCCTTTTGCAGTTGTTTCAGCTCGTCGCGCAATGCGGCCAATTCCTTGACTTGCAGTGTGTGTTTTCCGCTTTTCCTTGTTTTCGCGCTTGCTGAAACAGCAATGTCGCCGTCATTCGGCGTTGCCATGACCGAGGAAAGACCTCCGGTGTCACCTTCGGCGGCCCCTCCCGTTTCCAGCTGTGCGATCAATCCCTGTATCTTCTCGACCAGTATCTTTTCCCGTGCCCAGCGCTCTTCATGACCTTCGAGACAATCTCGATTTGCCGTGCGTTGTGTGCGCAACTCGGCAAGACGCTCGCCATGCGCCGCTCCCGTGGAAGCCTCCCTCTCAAGCACGGCGATTTCCTGTGCAAGCGCGGCATCCAGCCGTCTTGCATCATCAATCGTGGCCGGCGTGGATGATTGTCCCAACGCCACGCGCGCGCAGGCAGTATCGAGCACGCTGATTGCCTTGTCCGGAAGCTGGCGGCCGCTGATATAACGTGCCGATAACCGTACCGCATCAATGACAGCCTCATCCAGGATACGCACATTGAAATGGTTTTCCATTTTCGCGGCCACAGCACGCAGCATGGTGCAGGCTGCCGACTCAGACGGCTCTTCCACCTTGACGACTTGAAAGCGCCGAGCCAGCGCGGCATCCTTTTCAAAGTATTTCTTGTATTCACTCCATGTAGTCGCGGCAATCGTGCGCAACTCGCCACGCGCCAAGGCCGGCTTCAACAGATTCGCGGCATCGTTCTGCCCAGCCTGTCCGCCTGCGCCGATCATCGTGTGAGCCTCATCGACAAAGAGAATGATCGGGTGAGGATTGCGTTTCACCTCCTCGATAACGTTACGCAAGCGGTTTTCAAACTCGCCCTTTACGCTCGCTCCGGCCTGCAGTAAACCAAGATCCAGAACATGAAGCGCAACACCTTGCAACGATGCCGGAACATCATTGTCCGCAATACGTAGTGCGAGACCTTCAACAACTGCGGTCTTCCCGACTCCGGCCTCACCAGTCAATATCGGATTGTTTTGACGGCGGCGCGCAAGAATGTCAATGACCTGCCGTATCTCTTCGTCGCGACCGATCACTGGGTCTATCTTTCCTTGTCGCGCCCGCAACGTCAGATTGTCAGTGAATTGGTCCAGTGCCGGAGTTTTCTGGCGCGTAGCATCAACTTCTGCACCTGTATCTGTATGATCAGCGTGTGCAAATCCCGATTGAGCGGATGCAGCATGCGCCCTGTCCATATTCCCGATTGACTCCAGCGCCTCCGGAAAGCCCCCGATGATCTCAGCAAGATTGTGCTTCAATTCATCGACCGAAAATTTCGCAAATTGCCTGGATCCCCGGTAGGCAAGTTGCGAAAGCTCAGGTTCCGTGAGCAGCGCCAGTAACAGATGGGCACTGCGAATCCTGGTGACCTGAGCATCAAGAGAAGCCAGTAGCCACGCATGTTCAAACAGCTTTGGCAAATGCACTGAAAAGACCGGTGTGCGCGAATTGCCTTTCTTGAACTTCTCCATCTCGTCAAAAAAATCCCTTTCGAGCGCACTCGAACTGATGTCAAAACGTCGTGCAAGCAGCGCAAAATCGCTCTCGGTATTTTCCAGCAACGCAAGGAAAAGGTGCTCCAGATCGACTTCGTAATGCCCGCGCGAGACGCAGTAATTAATTGCACGCTCCACCGCCGTTTTGCTTGTGGCGTTCAACTTTCCAATAAGGACTTTCAAGTTCGCAGTCATGGTCGTCAATGAGATAAAAGAAAATCAGTTGGCATCTTCGGCCTTTATCAGATAGGCCGTATCGTGTGCATCGTGTTCGATGGGGCGAGAGGAAAGCCAGCTATTCCATCCCAGGTGCACCCCTTCATCTCCATGCAGGGATGCAATCACCACATCGCGCTTATCGAGCAGTAGTCGGACTTCGCAATCAAAGGTCGCCCCCACCATCAAGCGAAAGAGATTGCCAAGCTTCGCGCCTGCCGTGCCGGCCGGCAGGAACTCTCCGAACTGAGCCTTCGACATCGGGCCAATCGTCAGTCGGACACATGTTTGCCGATCCCACACTCTGCAACCGCAGAACGTAGTCTGCCCGAGTGTGCAATTAGCTCCCCCCAGGCGGGTTAAATCATGCGATGGAATTTCAATCCATTGCCCGACAAACTGCTTCGCCGAGCATTTGACATGGAAATAATCGGTAACCACGCGCGCGAACCATTGCACCGACTGCGGTCTTTCTCGCAGAGGGCCCGCATAGTACGCAAGCGATTCGCTTGAAAATGCACCCGGCGAGTCTATTGGTTGTTGCGCCTTGTCGGTTCCCAATCCGGCAAGACTGAGAAGCATGGGTAGGAAACGTTGCGTCCTGTCCGCTTCATACTGCAAATGCAATCGACACTTGAGCCATGCCTGATAAAAGAGCGCCACGGCACGGCTGGTAAAAATATCGAGAAACGCACGCGTGGCATGATCGCGCTGATAGGTCTCGCGTTCCGCCACTTGCTGCGTGTAGTACCTTGGCATCACCCCCATCGGCCCGATCAAGCCGATGAATGAAGGCGTTAGCGTTACGCTTTTGAAACTCAAATGCGCATTGCCAATCGTCCCGACTTCGGTTTCCTCGGTGTCATCGCTATCCCATTCGAATTCAAGCGATTCGATCTCGCTCGGGGGAAAAGCAAGAGAAACCGAATTTCGAAATCGGATCACCTGCCCCAGTATGTCCAGGTCATGGACGGTTGAATCCTTCCGATACTTGGCCAGCAATAAGCGAACCGCCTGAAAAAATTCAAAGCGGTACGGCTCATCCTTCAGGCGCTGGATCAAGCCAGTATCGATTCGCCGCTTCGTGGCTGGCATCTGACCAACTCCTGCCCGGATTGACTGGAAACAATCACGAGCTGTGTAAAACTGTTCGTGTGAACATAAAGACCAAAGAAATGATCAAGAACCTGCGCGAACATGAAAAGTCCGATACCGGCGTAATGCGCCTCATCGAGGCCGATGCGTATTTCCAGTCCACGCACGAAGGTCGGATACGGATTGCCCTTCATGCGTGCCGTCACCGGCCGGTTTTCAATCGATACGATCCCGTGAATCTGCTTGCTATTGGACGGAGACCTCGTGATGTCGTATAGCGCAAGCATTTCCTTGATGACGTCAACACCTTCGCTTGTCAGGGAGAGATGATTCAGTGAAAGACTGGAAATCAAGCGCCATTGCGCCCCCCTCCCCCGCATGAAACGAAAAGTCGGGGTGGGCTTGCGAAGAAAGCGGACAGTCTTCGCAATCGATCCTCCCTCGATAAACAAATCCCCCTCGACCAAGCCGAACGGCAACTGCGACGGCAAATCGCGATTGGTACAGGTCAGTCCCAGACTCAAGGTACTGGTCTCCGGTCGCTGCGGATTCAGTGTCTCGTCAACCAGCGATATTTCCATCAGGCAGTCGTTCGATGATTCGCCCTCTGCATAATTGACATGCCAATAACGCGCCGGATCTTCTTGCTGCGCACCGTGACGAACCGAATAGAAGGGCCGAAATTCATTCACCTCCTCGCCGTCTGTCGTCTTCTGAACCTTGAATACCCGATCGATGCTGTAGATATCGAATGCCTGAGATCTTCGGCTATCAACGATGATGGGATAGCTTGATGAGGTTTCGGTAACGCGAATCGGTTCAGGCATCTGACTGAACAAATTGACGACGGGTGTGCATCCCAATACAAAATTGTCCTTGCTGATTCGATCCAGAAGGCCGCTGGCGGGATTGTTCTGCGCCACATCGCCCTTGATCCCGATACGAATTTCAAGTTCACGCACCTGCAACGGTAAACGCGTGTACAAGCCGTCGAAGTCAATATCAATGAAATTGAATTTTTCGGGAAAGGCAAAGTATTCGAGCAGGAGTTGATACGCGTGATGCGTACGGACATCCTGATCAAGCAGAGTGTCCTCTGCCGAGAATCCGACTGGTCGAATTGCCGTCAGTGGCAGCTCGATCTTTTCCGAACTGAATGGAGTTGACACCCACAGTCCGACAGCCTTGGAAAAAATGGCTTCGCGAATCAGTGAAACGACCGAGGCATCGCCATTCAAGAAGAGTCTCAGCCTTTCCATTCCAATCCCGCCGAAGCCGACGCTCTCGGATTGACAGGCAAGATCGAGGCGAATGACCGAACTGGTCGACTTGATCAATTCGTTACGCAGTCCGGCTGAATCAATGATGGTTTCATGGCTTGCCCGAACGATACGCACCGGCAGGATATCGACGTCATAAGTCGTTCGAAAACGGCAGGAAATGCCTCGCACTGGTTGCGTATGCAGCATCGTCCCTCGCGGAATATGCGCCGACTTTGTCAGCTGTGCTGATGCGCTGCCGGCGTCGAAATGCGCGATCGATGTCGATGGAAACGGTCGTAAGTATTGAGGATATATAACGCTCAACAACGAATCCGTTATCTCCGGAAAATCATCATCAAGCTTCTTGTGAATACGGCTCGTCAGGAAAGCGAATGATTCGATCAACCGTTCCACATGCGGGTCGTCGCAGGTTTCCCCGGACAATGACAAGCGATTGGCTACCTTTGGATATCGTCTGGAAAAATCATGCGAAAGTCTTCTCAGATAGGAGAGCTCGCGCTCATAGTACGGCAGCAGGGATTCCATGGGCGTCAAGACAGCACGGTGCGTCTGGATTTACTGACCGAATACTGGAGAGTTGAGGGCTGCAGCAACGCATCAAATAATACCGGTTCGGTGGAAGGATGGACGATGAGCAGCGCATTGATCACGAACCTGAGCCGGTTCGTGCTGCCCTCGTCCAGTTCGAGCGAGGCACGAACTTCGGTCAGGCGTCGCTCGTGAATTGCGATGGTTCTCTCAAGTGAACGACAAATGAAATTCCTGTCGGCAGGACTCGCCAGGCTCAGTCCGACAAAATCACCCATGCCATAGCTGAAAATGGAATGCAGGGACTCAGGATATTTCTTGAAGGTTTCCTCGCTGAAGGCACATCTGCTGTTAAGCAGCGACTCAAGGTCTCGCGCAACAGATTCCTTCACTTCTTCAGCCGTGATCTGCCGTAATGCCTGCTTGTCGGCAGAATCGCCGAACGCATCGTCCGCCAGTCTTTCAAACAGCGTCTGAGGAAATTTGGATTTGGCAGACAGAACGGTAGGCATCAGGTAGTTTCAGAAGTGCATTAAAGCGGATTGCGGCGCATGGGGACGCCGCATTCACGTGAAGGAGGATAAAACGAAAATCAGACGGCTTCGGTCGCCTTGTTCTTCGCCAGGCTCCACATTTGAGGATTGCTGCCGCCCTTCTTGCCATCGATGCCCTGGACCGTGTATGTCCACTTCACCGACGCATACTTCAGCGCGACGGTTTCCGTCGGCAGTCCTTCTTCCCTGACGCTAGGCGTCACGGAAGAAACGATGACGTGATTGAGAACGATTTCAAGGTATTTGACCTTGTCCTTGCCGCTGGCTCGCATGAACTCGATGGTGACTTTGTTAAAGGTATCGCCCTGGCTGCAAGCCAGCCAGAGAGACGGGCTGGTCGAGTCAATGTCTTTGGTAAAGATCATGTCGCCATGTTCGCAACGCTCTGCAGTATGACCACCGGAAGTACTGGCCGTCGCGGATTTCGGCTGACGGATCAAGTGGCTCCACGACAAGGCTTCGAGCCATTTTGCATGACTTTCATCACGCGACTCGCCTTCGATTTTCGTATCACCACCCTCAAACTTCAGGTAAATATCTTTCATGCTTTAAAGCTCCTTAAAAATGAGACACGCAATGCGTGTTATGGGGGATTACAACTACTACAGCTAAAACTACGCTTTCGCCGACTGCGGAAGCTCGGCTACCAGACGCAACGACACACTTAGTTCATCCAGCTGGAAATGCGGTCTGAGGAAGGTGACCGCGCGGTACACTCCGGGCCGCCCCGGCACTTCGGAAACCTGCACCGATGCTTCGCGCAGCGGATACTGAGCCTTGACTTCCTGCGAGGCAGAGTCATCCATCACCACATACTGCGCCAACCAGTTATTGAGAAACTGTTCGACATTCGACGCCGCAGCGAAACTGCCTATCTTGTCGCGCATCATCGATTTCAAGTAATGCGCTATGCGGCATGATGCAAAGATGTATTGCAGCTGGGTCGACAGCACCGCATTCGCATTGGCGGCATCCGTGTTGTATTTCTTTGCCCGTTGAGTCGATTGCGCACCGAAGAAAGCTGCATAGTCGGTGTTCTTGCAATGAACCAGTGGAATGAAGCCGAGATCGCTGAGTTCCTTTTCGCGGCGGTCGGTGATCGCAATCTCTGTCGGGCACTTCAACGCGATTTCACCATCATCGGTTTTGAATGTATGGGTAGGCAGGTCTTCGACAAGCCCGCCGCCTTCGACACCGCGAATCGCTGCACACCAGCCGAAATGCTCGAATGCGCCTGTCAATCTTGCAGCAAATGCATATGCGGCATTCACCCAGAGATACTTGCCGTGATCCGTGCCATCGACGTCTTCGATGAAGTTGAATCCCTCGACCACCGTGCCTTCTTTCGGATGGTATGGCATGCGCCCCAGGAAGCGTGGCACGGTTAAGCCCACGTAACGGGAATCTTCGCCTTCCCGGAATGACTTCCATTTTGCATACTCGAGCGTGTCAAACACTTTGGCCATGTCACGCGGCTTGCCGAGATCGGAAAACGTCTCCAGCCCCAGAAGTTCGGACGAGGCGGACGAAATGAACGGGGCATGCGATGCCGCCGCAACATGCGACATCTGTTCGACAAAGTACATGTCTTCCGGCTGCCGCGTAACCTCATAGTCACCGATCAGCGTTCCAAACGGTGCGCCGCCGAAAGTCCCGAATTCTTCCTCATACACCTTCTTGAACAATGCGCTCTGATCAAAGTCGATCGCATTGTTGAAGTCTTTCACCAGATCTTTTTTCGATGCGTTAAGCATCTTGATTTTCATCATTTCACCGGTGGAGGTCTGCTTGCACAGATAGTGCAAGCCACGCCATGTGCTCTCCATTTTCTGGAACTCGGCAGCATGCAGAACCTCGTTGAGCTGATCGGAGATGAGCGCATCGAGTTCGGCAACGCGGGCATCGAGCGTCGCCGACAGATTCTTCGACAGGATGACCGTGCCATCGAGCACTTGCGTTGCCAACTCACCGATCAAGTCCCTGGCGCGCGCGCGTTCGCTATCCGAACGCGCAACCTTGCTTTCACTGATGACCTGGTCCAGCAACGATTCTGACGCTGGCGCATCGGCAAATGCGCTCAAGGCTTGTGCCTGTGCTCCCATATCAGTCCTCCTTGTGTTTGGTTGCAGCGCCTAACTGCTGCAAATTCTCGGTGTTGGTCAACACCTCACTCAATATGTCTTCCAGCTTGTCGTTGCCCGCAAGCTTGTTACGCAAGTCCGACAGCTTTGTTCGTGCCTCCAGCAACTTGCGTAGCGGTTCAACTTGTT
The Noviherbaspirillum cavernae DNA segment above includes these coding regions:
- the tssE gene encoding type VI secretion system baseplate subunit TssE, translated to MPTVLSAKSKFPQTLFERLADDAFGDSADKQALRQITAEEVKESVARDLESLLNSRCAFSEETFKKYPESLHSIFSYGMGDFVGLSLASPADRNFICRSLERTIAIHERRLTEVRASLELDEGSTNRLRFVINALLIVHPSTEPVLFDALLQPSTLQYSVSKSRRTVLS
- a CDS encoding Hcp family type VI secretion system effector; translated protein: MKDIYLKFEGGDTKIEGESRDESHAKWLEALSWSHLIRQPKSATASTSGGHTAERCEHGDMIFTKDIDSTSPSLWLACSQGDTFNKVTIEFMRASGKDKVKYLEIVLNHVIVSSVTPSVREEGLPTETVALKYASVKWTYTVQGIDGKKGGSNPQMWSLAKNKATEAV
- the tssC gene encoding type VI secretion system contractile sheath large subunit codes for the protein MGAQAQALSAFADAPASESLLDQVISESKVARSDSERARARDLIGELATQVLDGTVILSKNLSATLDARVAELDALISDQLNEVLHAAEFQKMESTWRGLHYLCKQTSTGEMMKIKMLNASKKDLVKDFNNAIDFDQSALFKKVYEEEFGTFGGAPFGTLIGDYEVTRQPEDMYFVEQMSHVAAASHAPFISSASSELLGLETFSDLGKPRDMAKVFDTLEYAKWKSFREGEDSRYVGLTVPRFLGRMPYHPKEGTVVEGFNFIEDVDGTDHGKYLWVNAAYAFAARLTGAFEHFGWCAAIRGVEGGGLVEDLPTHTFKTDDGEIALKCPTEIAITDRREKELSDLGFIPLVHCKNTDYAAFFGAQSTQRAKKYNTDAANANAVLSTQLQYIFASCRIAHYLKSMMRDKIGSFAAASNVEQFLNNWLAQYVVMDDSASQEVKAQYPLREASVQVSEVPGRPGVYRAVTFLRPHFQLDELSVSLRLVAELPQSAKA
- the tssF gene encoding type VI secretion system baseplate subunit TssF, with product MESLLPYYERELSYLRRLSHDFSRRYPKVANRLSLSGETCDDPHVERLIESFAFLTSRIHKKLDDDFPEITDSLLSVIYPQYLRPFPSTSIAHFDAGSASAQLTKSAHIPRGTMLHTQPVRGISCRFRTTYDVDILPVRIVRASHETIIDSAGLRNELIKSTSSVIRLDLACQSESVGFGGIGMERLRLFLNGDASVVSLIREAIFSKAVGLWVSTPFSSEKIELPLTAIRPVGFSAEDTLLDQDVRTHHAYQLLLEYFAFPEKFNFIDIDFDGLYTRLPLQVRELEIRIGIKGDVAQNNPASGLLDRISKDNFVLGCTPVVNLFSQMPEPIRVTETSSSYPIIVDSRRSQAFDIYSIDRVFKVQKTTDGEEVNEFRPFYSVRHGAQQEDPARYWHVNYAEGESSNDCLMEISLVDETLNPQRPETSTLSLGLTCTNRDLPSQLPFGLVEGDLFIEGGSIAKTVRFLRKPTPTFRFMRGRGAQWRLISSLSLNHLSLTSEGVDVIKEMLALYDITRSPSNSKQIHGIVSIENRPVTARMKGNPYPTFVRGLEIRIGLDEAHYAGIGLFMFAQVLDHFFGLYVHTNSFTQLVIVSSQSGQELVRCQPRSGESILA